The DNA window GCATATTCCCGCCCGAGCCAGCCATTGAAACCGCGCTTCCCCGGAATCCGACCTCCAACCGCTGGATCTTGGTCACCTTGGGAGTCTCGACTGACTCAATCGGAAAGGGCAGCCGATAATGCGGGCCCGCCTCGGTGGTCCGGCTGTACGCGCCAAAGCGCTTGACCACGCCGACCTCGTCGGGCTCGACGATGTAAATGCCGCTGCCAAGCCAAAGGACCAAGGTCGCGATAACGACAATCTTCCACCCTGGAAATTTTATCTCTTTGAACTGCTTGACTTTTTCTCCCAAATCACCCAGATCCGGCCCAGGTATGGGGCCAGACTGCCTCTGCCGCTTTTCTTGTAGTTTTTCCCAATCCCAATTCATGACCTGGACAGGTAAAAGAGTCACGCCCTTAGGTCAAGACAAGGGCGCGAGGTGAGCACCGCATGGAACAAAAAAAGATGAATTCAGAAGTCACGATTTATACCGATGGATCAAGCCTCGGCAATCCCGGGCCTGGAGGCTGGGCGGCAATCCTGATCTGGGAAGGCGTCCGGAAAGAATTCTTCAAAGGCTATCGCCAGACAACCAACAACCGCATGGAAATTCGTGGCGTATTGCATGCCCTGGAGCAGCTCTCCAAACCATGCCACGTCACCATTCACACCGATTCCAGGTATGTTTGCGACGCCGTGGAAAAACGCTGGATCCAGAACTGGATTCGCAATGGCTGGAAAACCTCGGGAAAAAAGCCCGTCAAAAACCGAGACCTCTGGGAACGACTGATCCCGCTCCTCAAAACCCATGATGTACGTCTGGTCTGGATCAAGGCTCATGCCGGCCATCCCGAAAACGAGCGCTGTGACGAATTGGCCAAAATTGCCGCGTCGGGCGGCAACCTCCCCGTGGATCAGGGATACAGCCCTGAAATCTGATGAAGCCACGGGCTTCCCCGAGGCTTCATCAGCCTGGCCTTTCAACCGCCTCGCGCAGCTTGTTCTCCCGCGTGCCCCCATGTATGGGGCCACTGACAAGCGGGTAGCCGCGCTTTTTCCATCCATGTCAACCACGCCACGACAATGACTCTTTACGCACTTCTCGGCGCCCTGGAACAGGGCTTTCTCTACGGACTCATGGCCCTGGGCGTTTACCTGACCTTCCGTATCCTCGACTTTCCCGACCTCACCGTGGACGGCAGCCTCCCCCTTGGGGCCGCTGTCTGCGCCGTGACGATCACCTCCGGACACAGCCCCTATCTTGGGTTGATCCTGGCCGCTGGCGCGGGTTTTCTGGCTGGCGCCATGACCGCCATTTTGAACACCAAGCTCAAAATTCTGCATCTCCTGGCTTCGATCCTGACCATGATTTCCCTTTATTCCATCAATATCCGTATTATGGGCGGACCCAACGTCGCCCTGCTGGGCACCCCGTCCATTCTGACGGATTTGGAACGCCTGGGCCTTCCCGCGTATCAGCTCGGTCCGGGCTGTTTTTTTGTCGTCGCCATGCTGATCACCGTTGCCCTGATCTGGTTCCTGGGCACGGAATATGGGCAAGCCATGCTGGCCACGGGCGACAACCGGCAAATGATCACGGCCCTGGGCGTGAATACCGACAATGTCCTCATCCTGGGCGTGGGCCTGTCCAACGCCCTGGTGGCCTTCAGTGGCGCCCTGATCGCCCAGAACCAGGGCGCGGCCGACGTGAACATGGGCGTGGGAACCATCGTCGCGGGACTGGCCTCGGTCATCCTCGGAGAAACCTTGATGGGGACTTCCACCATTGCCCGGGCATGCATGGCGGTCATTATCGGCTCCGTGGCCTACCGGACAGCGATCGCCCTGGCCTTGGGGGCGGATATCGGTGGGTTTTCGTTCACTCCAAGCGACCTGAATCTGATCACGGCCGGCCTTGTGGTCCTGGCTCTGACCTCGCCCATGCTCAAACGGAGAATCTTCCGATGATCACCGTCAACGCCATCAACAAATTTTTTCATCGTGGCAGCATCAACGAGGTGCACAGTCTTCGCGAGCTCTCGCTGGACATAGCCGAAGGCGATTTCATCACCATCATCGGCTCCAATGGAGCCGGCAAATCGACCTTTCTCTCCTGCCTGGCGGGAACCCATGCCGTGGATTCGGGACAGATCCTCGTGGACGGCCAGAACGTAACCCCCTGGCCCGAGCATAAGCGGGCCCGGTTCATCGGCCGGGTTTTTCAAGATCCGCTTTCAGGCACGTTCAGCGGAGGAACCATCGCCCAAAACATGGCGCTGGCCGCGAAGCGCGGCCAATGGCGCGGCTTGGGCCGGGGAGTCAAACGGACGGACATGGCTCTGTTCACGGAACGGCTCAAAACCCTGGAGCTGGGTCTAGAAAATCGGCTAAAGGACCGCGTCGGGCTGCTCTCCGGCGGTCAACGCCAAGCCCTGACCATGATCATGGCGACCCTTGTCCGTCCCCGCCTGCTGCTTCTGGACGAGCACACCGCGGCCCTGGACCCGAAAACAGCGGCCCAGATTCTCAAACTGACCACGCAAATTGTTTCTGGTCACAATTTGACCACCCTCATGGTCACGCACAACATGCATCAGGCCCTGGCCCTTGGAAATCGTCTGATCATGATGCACCAAGGACAAATCATCCTGGACGCGCGCGGCGCGGACAAATCCAGGCTGACCGTTGAGTCCCTGCTCGATAAATTTCAAAGTCTTCGCGATGCCGACATTTCGGATCGCATGCTCCTGGGATGACCACTCGCGAGATATGATCAATTTCTGTCCACATCAAAACCTCCGAACAAATAAATGCGTCCATTTCCCGGCATTTCCTGCCTGGCCGACTTTTTGCTTAACACGGCCCACACCCGGAGGATTTCATGAATATTCCTTTGTTCAAGCATATCCTGATTCTCGCCGTCGCCATTGCAACGATCCCATATCCCGGCCCGGTTCACGCGGAAAACGGGCCTGGCCAACGTCTTGAAAACCCAAGCCGGCAAGGCGTTGGGGAACAGAGTCCCCGTGGTCGCGGACAAACCCAGCCCGAGAACCCGGCTTTGCGCACGGACACGGAACGCCATCGGCCTGAATCACGAGCGGAAAGATCTCGTGTTCATGACCGCCGTGCCAATCCAGGGCAAAATGCCCCTTCCAGATCGCACCGCGCGGAGCAAGGCATCCACC is part of the Deltaproteobacteria bacterium genome and encodes:
- a CDS encoding ABC transporter ATP-binding protein; amino-acid sequence: MITVNAINKFFHRGSINEVHSLRELSLDIAEGDFITIIGSNGAGKSTFLSCLAGTHAVDSGQILVDGQNVTPWPEHKRARFIGRVFQDPLSGTFSGGTIAQNMALAAKRGQWRGLGRGVKRTDMALFTERLKTLELGLENRLKDRVGLLSGGQRQALTMIMATLVRPRLLLLDEHTAALDPKTAAQILKLTTQIVSGHNLTTLMVTHNMHQALALGNRLIMMHQGQIILDARGADKSRLTVESLLDKFQSLRDADISDRMLLG
- a CDS encoding ribonuclease HI, yielding MNSEVTIYTDGSSLGNPGPGGWAAILIWEGVRKEFFKGYRQTTNNRMEIRGVLHALEQLSKPCHVTIHTDSRYVCDAVEKRWIQNWIRNGWKTSGKKPVKNRDLWERLIPLLKTHDVRLVWIKAHAGHPENERCDELAKIAASGGNLPVDQGYSPEI
- a CDS encoding ABC transporter permease; translation: MTLYALLGALEQGFLYGLMALGVYLTFRILDFPDLTVDGSLPLGAAVCAVTITSGHSPYLGLILAAGAGFLAGAMTAILNTKLKILHLLASILTMISLYSINIRIMGGPNVALLGTPSILTDLERLGLPAYQLGPGCFFVVAMLITVALIWFLGTEYGQAMLATGDNRQMITALGVNTDNVLILGVGLSNALVAFSGALIAQNQGAADVNMGVGTIVAGLASVILGETLMGTSTIARACMAVIIGSVAYRTAIALALGADIGGFSFTPSDLNLITAGLVVLALTSPMLKRRIFR